One genomic segment of Paenibacillus xylanexedens includes these proteins:
- the purN gene encoding phosphoribosylglycinamide formyltransferase: protein MANYRIAVFASGEGTNFQSLVDAVRNGGLNASVDLLVCDKPSARVVQRAQDAGVDCHLFTPKNYASREAYEAEIVEVLESKKIDLVVLAGYMRLLTSVVVDRYAGRLINIHPSLLPAFAGKDAIGQALEYGVKVTGVTVHFVDGGMDTGPIIAQHPVPILPEDTPESISRSIHAAEQQLYPEVVSWFAQGLVQLDGRHVTVNKPV, encoded by the coding sequence ATGGCGAACTACCGCATAGCTGTATTTGCCTCGGGTGAAGGGACTAACTTTCAGTCATTGGTCGATGCAGTACGGAATGGTGGGCTGAATGCATCCGTTGATCTGCTCGTGTGTGATAAACCATCTGCACGTGTTGTGCAGCGGGCACAGGACGCAGGCGTGGACTGTCATCTGTTTACTCCGAAAAATTATGCTTCCCGTGAAGCCTATGAGGCAGAGATCGTGGAAGTGCTTGAATCCAAAAAGATCGACTTGGTCGTTCTTGCCGGATATATGAGATTGCTGACTTCTGTTGTGGTGGATCGTTACGCAGGGCGGTTGATTAACATTCATCCTTCCTTGCTACCGGCATTTGCAGGCAAGGATGCGATTGGACAGGCATTGGAATACGGTGTGAAAGTCACGGGTGTGACCGTGCACTTTGTGGACGGAGGCATGGATACCGGACCGATTATTGCCCAGCATCCCGTTCCCATTTTGCCAGAGGATACGCCTGAGTCAATCAGCCGTTCCATTCATGCGGCTGAACAGCAGTTATACCCTGAAGTTGTTTCCTGGTTCGCGCAAGGTCTGGTTCAGTTAGACGGACGTCACGTCACTGTTAACAAACCGGTTTGA
- the purH gene encoding bifunctional phosphoribosylaminoimidazolecarboxamide formyltransferase/IMP cyclohydrolase yields MSIKRALVSVSDKTGIVDFCRELSQMGVEIISTGGTSSLLSKEGVPVIGISDVTGFPEIMDGRVKTLHPAVHSGLLAVRDNEEHTRQMEDLGLGYIDLVVVNLYPFQETIAKPDVAYEDAIENIDIGGPTMLRSAAKNHAFVSVVVDASDYSQVLEEVRNDGDTTLETRKRLAAKVFRHTAAYDALISDYLSNVNGDPLPERLTVTYEKLQDLRYGENPHQQAAFYRKPLAAQDTLTTAEQLHGKELSYNNINDANAALQIVKEFEEPAVVAVKHMNPCGVGIGASIYEAYSKAYAADPTSIFGGIVAANRIIDSDTAGKLSEIFLEIVLAPDFTQEALDILTKKKNIRLLKTGELNAARKRESQFVVTSIDGGMIVQQSDVHSIEASELNVVTDRAPSEEELKQLLFGWKVVKHVKSNAIVLAANDMTVGVGAGQMNRVGAAKIAIEQAGEQAKGAILASDAFFPMGDTLELAAKAGITAVIQPGGSIKDEESIKVANEYGIAMVFTGVRHFKH; encoded by the coding sequence GTGAGTATCAAAAGAGCGCTGGTTAGCGTATCGGATAAAACTGGCATCGTGGACTTTTGCCGCGAGCTGTCGCAAATGGGTGTGGAGATTATTTCGACAGGAGGTACAAGTAGCCTATTGTCGAAGGAAGGCGTACCTGTCATCGGAATTTCGGATGTGACCGGATTCCCGGAAATCATGGACGGACGTGTCAAAACATTACATCCGGCAGTTCATAGTGGGTTGTTGGCTGTGCGTGATAACGAAGAGCACACACGCCAGATGGAAGATCTCGGTCTCGGCTATATCGATCTGGTTGTCGTGAACCTGTATCCGTTCCAAGAGACTATTGCGAAACCGGACGTGGCATACGAAGATGCCATCGAGAACATCGATATCGGTGGTCCAACGATGCTTCGCTCGGCAGCCAAAAACCATGCCTTTGTCAGTGTCGTTGTAGACGCATCTGATTACAGCCAAGTGCTGGAGGAAGTGCGCAACGATGGAGATACCACTCTCGAAACTCGCAAACGGCTTGCGGCAAAAGTTTTCCGTCATACGGCGGCTTACGATGCACTCATCTCCGACTACCTGTCCAACGTAAATGGCGATCCACTGCCAGAGCGTCTGACGGTTACTTACGAAAAACTCCAGGATTTGCGTTATGGCGAAAATCCACATCAGCAGGCGGCATTCTACCGCAAACCGCTGGCTGCTCAAGATACGTTGACAACAGCCGAGCAATTGCATGGCAAAGAGTTGTCTTATAATAACATCAACGATGCGAACGCAGCATTGCAGATCGTCAAAGAATTTGAAGAACCAGCCGTTGTCGCGGTTAAACATATGAACCCATGCGGCGTAGGTATTGGCGCAAGTATCTATGAAGCTTACAGCAAGGCATATGCTGCAGATCCAACGTCTATTTTTGGTGGCATTGTGGCAGCAAACCGCATTATCGACAGCGACACAGCAGGCAAATTGAGCGAGATTTTCCTGGAAATCGTACTTGCTCCTGACTTTACACAAGAGGCTCTCGATATCCTGACGAAGAAGAAAAACATTCGTTTGCTCAAAACGGGTGAGTTGAATGCTGCTCGTAAACGGGAGAGCCAATTCGTGGTAACGTCCATCGACGGTGGTATGATTGTGCAACAGTCCGATGTACACTCCATCGAAGCGAGCGAACTGAACGTGGTAACGGATCGTGCGCCATCGGAAGAAGAACTGAAACAGCTGTTGTTTGGCTGGAAAGTAGTTAAACACGTGAAATCCAATGCGATTGTACTTGCTGCGAATGATATGACGGTAGGAGTGGGCGCTGGACAAATGAATCGTGTGGGTGCAGCCAAAATTGCGATTGAGCAAGCGGGCGAGCAAGCAAAAGGTGCTATTCTGGCATCTGATGCGTTCTTCCCAATGGGTGATACGCTGGAACTGGCAGCAAAAGCCGGAATTACAGCAGTGATCCAACCTGGTGGTTCGATCAAAGACGAAGAATCCATCAAAGTAGCCAATGAATACGGAATTGCCATGGTCTTCACAGGCGTTCGTCACTTCAAACACTAG